A window from Gallus gallus isolate bGalGal1 chromosome 5, bGalGal1.mat.broiler.GRCg7b, whole genome shotgun sequence encodes these proteins:
- the LOC112531814 gene encoding uncharacterized protein LOC112531814, whose amino-acid sequence MIEAVEKKGLKSPLTMNALEALTASGPMLPYDIENLMRMVLKPVQYTLWREEWHTKLKQMLITAQGDQRNPIYGSDIQRLTGNAPGLLTPQAQVCQLRPGELIATTDAAIDAFRKLARSAEPTTPWTEIAQGPTEPFQEFADRLIKAVEGSDLPRAVHGPVILDCLYQKSSEGVQGILRAAPGRLQTPGEAIKYVLDKQKACPSVAGEVAAAVAGVMMACREADHRSADRQLGPCFKCGQLGHIRAQCRMGTGGGVTCQQCGRKGHAAPQCRARRPPSQGNNNGRPSTHGNFISRSVRAPHLSLPMAALSLSTHERPLVKATISCTNLPPDFQGPRSIFVTALIDSGADVTVVAETEWPSSWPAEASQSIMGVGGATPSRRSTNEVQAVVINRDGSLEKPALLTPLVARVPGTLLGRDFLRQIGIPQYPLNTFKGYVTNVTACDNDADLASQTACLIKALNTTLPWDPQELDILGSQMIKNGTTRTCVTFGSVCYKENNHSRVCHNFDGNFNGTGGAEAELRDFIAKWKSDDLLIRPYVNQSWTMVSPINVESFSISRRYCGFTSNETRYYRGDLSNWCGSKRGKWSAGYRNGTKCSSNTTGCGGNCTTEWNYYAYGFTFGKQPEVLWNNGTAKALPPGIFLICGDRAWQGIPRNALGGPCYLGQLTMLSPNFTTWITYGPNITGHRRSRRSLSRLSPDCGDELQLWSVTARIFASFFAPGIAAAQALKEIERLACWSVKQVNLTSLILNAMLEDTSSIRHAVLQNRAAIDFLLLAQGHGCQDVEGMCCFNLSDHSESIHKALQAMKEHTEKIRLEDDPIGDWFTRTFGDLGRWLAKGVKTLLFALLVIACLLAIIPCIIKCFQDCLLRTMNQFMDERIKYHRIREQL is encoded by the coding sequence ATGATTGAggcagtagaaaagaaaggGCTGAAGTCGCCATTGACAATGAATGCCCTTGAGGCCCTCACAGCATCGGGCCCAATGCTGCCTTATGATATTGAAAATTTAATGCGCATGGTGTTGAAACCAGTGCAGTATACGCTCTGGAGAGAGGAGTGGCAtactaaattaaaacaaatgctgattACGGCGCAGGGTGATCAAAGAAACCCCATATATGGGTCCGATATACAGAGATTAACGGGCAATGCACCAGGTCTGCTGACCCCTCAAGCACAAGTTTGTCAACTTAGACCAGGAGAGTTGATAGCAACTACGGACGCTGCAATAGACGCGTTCCGAAAGCTTGCAAGGAGTGCTGAGCCCACTACTCCGTGGACAGAGATCGCGCAAGGCCCCACAGAGCCATTTCAGGAGTTTGCAGACAGACTAATTAAGGCAGTGGAAGGCTCGGATCTGCCCAGAGCAGTTCACGGTCCCGTCATCCTGGATTGCTTGTATCAGAAGTCCAGTGAAGGGGTGCAGGGGATTTTGCGAGCGGCGCCGGGGAGGCTCCAAACCCCTGGTGAGGCCATCAAGTATGTCCTAGATAAGCAAAAGGCCTGTCCGTCTGTGGCAGGGGAGGTAGCTGCGGCGGTAGCAGGAGTGATGATGGCCTGTAGGGAGGCGGACCATCGTAGTGCGGACCGACAGTTAGGACCTTGCTTTAAATGTGGCCAGTTGGGCCATATTAGGGCCCAATGCAGAATGGGCACGGGTGGAGGTGTAACATGTCAGCAGTGTGGGCGGAAGGGTCATGCAGCACCGCAATGCAGGGCCCGTAGGCCTCCAAGCCAGGGAAATAACAACGGGAGACCGTCCACGCACGGCAACTTCATTTCTCGATCGGTGCGGGCCCCTCACCTAAGTTTACCCATGGCGGCGCTGTCTCTAAGTACCCATGAGCGCCCTCTGGTGAAAGCCACTATTTCTTGCACCAACCTCCCGCCGGATTTTCAAGGCCCTCGATCCATCTTTGTCACTGCTCTCATAGATTCCGGCGCCGACGTTACTGTGGTCGCGGAAACAGAATGGCCATCCTCGTGGCCCGCAGAGGCCTCGCAGTCTATTATGGGGGTTGGAGGGGCGACCCCCTCACGCCGGTCTACCAATGAGGTACAAGCGGTTGTGATTAACAGGGATGGCTCCTTAGAGAAACCGGCGTTGCTTACACCATTGGTGGCGCGTGTCCCCGGAACTCTTCTGGGGCGGGATTTCTTGCGACAGATAGGCATTCCACAGTATCCTCTGAACACCTTCAAGGGATATGTCACTAATGTTACTGCTTGCGATAACGACGCTGATTTAGCCAGCCAAACAGCATGCTTGATAAAGGCTCTAAATACAACCCTCCCTTGGGACCCCCAAGAATTGGATATTTTAGGGTCCCAGATGATCAAGAACGGAACAACACGTACGTGTGTTACCTTTGGTTCAGTGTGCTATAAAGAGAACAATCACAGTAGAGTCTGTCACAATTTTGATGGGAATTTTAATGGGACTGGTGGGGCAGAAGCAGAATTGCGTGACTTCAtagcaaaatggaaaagtgaTGACCTTCTTATAAGGCCCTATGTCAACCAATCATGGACGATGGTAAGTCCAATAAACGTAGAGAGTTTTTCGATAAGTCGTAGATATTGTGGATTCACCAGTAACGAGACTCGTTACTATAGAGGGGACCTTTCTAATTGGTGTGGttcaaaaaggggaaaatggtCAGCGGGGTACAGGAATGGGACAAAATGTTCCAGCAACACGACGGGTTGCGGTGGTAATTGCACGACGGAATGGAATTATTATGCATATGGGTTTACCTTCGGGAAGCAGCCAGAGGTGTTGTGGAACAATGGGACTGCTAAGGCACTCCCACCAGGTATTTTCTTGATTTGTGGGGACAGGGCTTGGCAAGGCATCCCGCGTAATGCCTTGGGAGGGCCCTGTTATCTAGGACAATTGACTATGCTCTCTCCTAACTTTACCACCTGGATAACGTATGGGCCGAACATTACGGGTCACCGCCGTAGCAGGCGCTCGCTGAGTCGTCTCTCGCCTGACTGCGGTGATGAGCTACAGCTATGGAGTGTAACAGCCCGgatatttgcttctttctttgctccTGGTATAGCCGCAGCACAGGCCTTAAAGGAGATCGAACGACTGGCATGTTGGTCGGTTAAGCAAGTGAATTTAACATCATTAATATTGAATGCGATGCTGGAGGACACGAGCAGCATCCGGCACGCAGTGTTGCAGAATCGAGCAGCCATCGATTTCTTACTCCTGGCGCAGGGACACGGGTGTCAAGACGTGGAAGGGATGTGTTGCTTCAATCTCAGCGATCATAGTGAGTCCATTCACAAGGCGCTCCAAGCCATGAAGGAACATACAGAGAAGATACGGTTGGAAGATGATCCCATAGGGGACTGGTTTACGCGCACGTTTGGTGATCTAGGAAGGTGGCTCGCGAAAGGTGTTAAGACGCTACTGTTTGCCTTGCTTGTCATAGCCTGTCTATTAGCTATCATTCCATGTATAATCAAGTGCTTTCAGGATTGTCTATTGAGAACAATGAATCAGTTTATGGATGAACGCAtaaaatatcatagaattaGGGAGCAGCTGTAG